A genomic stretch from Sulfurimonas sediminis includes:
- a CDS encoding enolase C-terminal domain-like protein encodes MKIQKIETQTKKRALKTPFVTALRRVENVLFIRVKITCNQGFYAYGEAPATKAVTGEDLQSIANAIGGLKDALLGLAPGEALHVIHGSAMGSSAKAALDMAVVSLLAQQNNQTLLEYLGTKDFSPVFTDITVSLNNAERMLADAKKAFDNGFHILKVKLGSDINHAVAVTKMICETLVDAEVLIDANQAWSLEQSLYYAETVEGLHVSLIEQPVVADDLQSLKIITQKSTVPILADEAVFTLEDVKRVYEE; translated from the coding sequence GTGAAAATACAGAAGATAGAGACACAGACAAAGAAAAGAGCACTGAAAACGCCGTTTGTCACAGCACTCAGACGGGTAGAAAATGTGCTGTTTATCCGTGTGAAGATTACATGTAACCAAGGTTTTTATGCTTATGGCGAAGCACCTGCCACAAAAGCAGTGACAGGGGAAGATTTGCAAAGCATTGCAAATGCGATTGGCGGGTTGAAAGATGCCTTGCTTGGTCTTGCACCGGGTGAGGCTTTACATGTAATCCATGGCAGTGCAATGGGTTCGAGTGCAAAAGCCGCTCTTGATATGGCCGTTGTCTCTTTGCTGGCACAACAGAATAATCAGACACTGTTAGAGTATCTCGGCACAAAAGATTTTTCTCCGGTTTTTACCGATATTACTGTCAGTCTCAATAATGCAGAGAGAATGCTTGCAGATGCGAAAAAAGCTTTTGACAACGGATTTCATATTTTAAAAGTAAAGCTTGGCAGTGACATAAACCATGCTGTTGCAGTTACAAAAATGATTTGTGAGACGCTTGTGGATGCAGAGGTGCTCATAGATGCCAACCAGGCGTGGAGTCTTGAACAGTCATTATACTATGCTGAGACCGTAGAGGGATTACATGTAAGCCTGATTGAACAGCCTGTAGTTGCAGATGATTTACAGAGCCTGAAAATAATAACCCAAAAAAGCACTGTTCCTATTCTTGCGGATGAAGCTGTTTTTACACTTGAGGATGTCAAAAGAGTGTATGAAGAGTAG
- a CDS encoding vWA domain-containing protein — translation MQKTEEKISQAKAKLLLEYPYFGTLASKIDVIINDDIEAFKSDGKKLEINSDYLQNLELSEMEFVFANGAMHASLAHEMRKKNRSGWLWQMATDMAVNDMLVQNGLDMPYGAQYRERFSGMYAEAIYAELKDDILRNDEDLEYEADESDDVQSDNQEQTPQELEEEILQEQLFAEEAIALLESKMHKGEAPVTIERFFQLNDFGKIDWRNELRMALDPYFRDDYVVMPPSKKLLYSGIYLPCNISQTFRLVIAVDSSGSIDEVLLNEFLSEVNFLMTLVQNYQIELLVCDEKIQSHSTFYSGERLEVNIKGGGATDFRPVFHFTEENFDDLKLLLYFTDLDGTFPKYVPDYKVKWISSKEKKLPFGTLIKLDQA, via the coding sequence ATGCAAAAAACAGAAGAAAAAATTTCACAAGCAAAAGCAAAACTTTTACTGGAGTATCCCTATTTCGGGACCCTTGCCTCTAAAATTGATGTTATTATAAATGATGATATTGAAGCCTTTAAAAGTGACGGCAAAAAGCTTGAAATCAACAGCGACTACCTGCAAAATTTAGAACTCTCTGAGATGGAATTTGTCTTTGCCAACGGGGCAATGCACGCAAGTCTTGCTCATGAGATGCGAAAAAAGAACCGGAGCGGCTGGCTGTGGCAGATGGCTACAGATATGGCAGTTAATGACATGCTTGTGCAAAACGGCCTTGATATGCCTTATGGAGCGCAGTACAGAGAACGTTTCAGCGGGATGTATGCCGAAGCAATTTATGCCGAATTAAAAGATGATATCCTGCGAAATGATGAAGATTTGGAATATGAAGCCGATGAGAGTGATGATGTACAAAGTGACAACCAGGAACAAACACCCCAAGAGTTAGAAGAAGAAATTTTACAAGAGCAGCTTTTTGCCGAGGAAGCCATTGCTCTTTTGGAATCCAAAATGCACAAAGGCGAAGCACCGGTGACGATTGAGCGTTTTTTTCAACTGAATGACTTTGGAAAAATTGACTGGCGAAATGAACTGCGGATGGCACTTGATCCTTATTTTCGGGATGATTATGTCGTGATGCCACCTTCTAAAAAATTGCTTTACAGCGGTATTTACCTGCCTTGCAATATTTCTCAGACCTTTCGTCTTGTGATTGCAGTGGACAGTTCCGGCTCCATTGATGAAGTGCTTTTAAATGAATTTTTGAGTGAAGTAAATTTTTTGATGACTTTGGTGCAAAATTATCAGATTGAACTGCTTGTATGTGATGAAAAAATTCAATCACATAGTACTTTTTACAGTGGAGAAAGATTGGAAGTAAACATTAAAGGCGGAGGGGCAACAGACTTTCGTCCTGTTTTTCATTTTACAGAAGAAAACTTTGATGATTTGAAACTGCTTTTGTATTTTACAGACCTGGATGGAACTTTTCCAAAATATGTACCGGATTATAAGGTGAAATGGATAAGTTCCAAGGAAAAGAAACTTCCGTTTGGAACACTTATAAAACTAGATCAGGCTTGA
- a CDS encoding putative inorganic carbon transporter subunit DabA codes for MSTIMQKLDAVKGTVPHYWPIGAFIHHNPLKGFEHLHFKEGVAKAQSIFGGNVYMQPSYYLNLYKEGKINSDLLEANLKEILKSDGLQEHYDLAKKCLTEVNPKWNSLRSTADLNEHEIDEDLLAYLDEKFFYHNKEKWIEKLTKHMTLYEINDILFEHDNKEMIEKDIIEYITRFLDEQLTTITMPNRELGMFETFKLYENFDYAKDSESFVNEALQKLKVKNVEQYLLAHILKLHGWAGFIKYRSEDPDYFSQQEYPSSLMDYMAIRLYFELAYLQHRQINNFELLDSFVKKNSACVILKILQAKGDLPGKYIDAIQEHQDYEQILENYVQDELKLDAKQVHLSSAQLNNKKIALTELAKIMETLRSEEGYIWLKSLEDSYIHAFIDEMKLTETVDGQRPLASATFCLDVRSELMRRSLESRGNYVTYGAGGFLGFPIAFVEFDKAHEQFLCPAVVKPGNIIFELPKEAHEEYSSKKIMNKTTKKVLSDLKNNPYTPYIMVEAIGWIFGINLFGKTFSPRKTNKFLSGFKAQKPKTTYTLDKLSEQEIEMYVNKIHKYVIVEALKNSASQEYAAEEIQDIRDHLVFEKELSLDIPKELLEKLRTKYKITRKDYEYQKNKLKMVGFTLEEKVQYLYSFLMMIGQVDNFAEFVILCGHQSVSDNNPFESALDCGACGGSSSLPNNRALCMIANSQDVREAIAKKGIVIPDDVKFMPALHVTSTDEIKFYDTDVLTQEELQKFKKVMADFEEASKIARQERITQLPYTNTQEDIMVKSMDWSEPRPEWGLAGNMGVFAGPRNSIKHMAFQNRLFMHSYDASLDNENADILTKIFNGPLIVGEWINLEHYFSTVDNTVYGAGSKVYHNIVAKVGVFNGNYGDLKIGLPTQSVMLEGKAYHEPVRLLTYMEAPLEAVGKAVENSVAKEFILNEWIRPVIIDKKAKKVYSYESGDFKVIKEF; via the coding sequence ATGAGTACAATCATGCAAAAGCTTGATGCTGTCAAAGGCACGGTACCCCACTACTGGCCAATCGGCGCATTTATTCATCACAACCCTTTAAAAGGTTTTGAACATCTCCATTTTAAAGAGGGAGTGGCCAAGGCACAGAGTATTTTTGGCGGGAATGTTTACATGCAACCGTCGTATTATCTGAATCTTTACAAAGAGGGTAAAATCAATTCTGATTTGCTGGAAGCAAACTTAAAAGAGATACTCAAAAGTGACGGATTGCAGGAACATTATGATCTGGCAAAAAAATGCCTGACAGAAGTTAACCCGAAATGGAACAGTCTTCGAAGCACTGCAGATTTAAACGAACATGAAATTGATGAAGACCTGTTGGCATATCTTGATGAAAAGTTTTTTTATCATAACAAAGAAAAGTGGATAGAAAAACTGACAAAGCATATGACACTCTATGAGATCAATGATATTCTTTTTGAGCATGATAACAAAGAGATGATAGAAAAAGATATTATTGAGTACATCACCAGATTTCTGGATGAGCAACTGACAACCATCACTATGCCAAACAGAGAACTGGGAATGTTTGAAACATTTAAACTGTATGAAAACTTTGACTATGCGAAGGACTCTGAGTCTTTTGTGAATGAAGCGCTTCAAAAGCTGAAAGTGAAAAATGTCGAGCAGTATCTGCTTGCACATATTTTAAAATTGCACGGATGGGCAGGATTTATAAAATACCGTTCTGAAGATCCTGACTATTTTTCACAGCAGGAGTATCCGTCATCACTTATGGATTATATGGCGATCAGACTCTATTTTGAACTTGCCTATCTTCAGCACAGACAAATCAACAATTTCGAACTGCTGGACTCTTTTGTGAAAAAAAACAGTGCCTGTGTCATTTTGAAAATACTGCAGGCAAAAGGGGATCTGCCCGGCAAATATATAGATGCCATACAGGAGCATCAAGATTATGAACAGATTTTAGAAAACTATGTGCAGGATGAACTCAAACTCGATGCCAAGCAGGTACATCTCTCAAGTGCTCAGCTGAATAATAAAAAGATTGCCTTGACAGAGTTGGCCAAAATTATGGAAACACTGCGTTCAGAAGAGGGATATATCTGGCTGAAATCTCTTGAAGACAGCTATATTCATGCTTTTATTGATGAGATGAAACTGACGGAAACAGTTGATGGGCAGAGGCCTCTGGCTTCTGCCACATTTTGTCTGGATGTGCGTTCGGAACTGATGAGAAGATCTCTGGAGAGCAGAGGTAATTATGTAACATACGGGGCAGGAGGCTTTTTAGGTTTTCCTATTGCTTTTGTGGAGTTTGACAAGGCACATGAACAGTTTTTATGTCCGGCGGTGGTAAAACCCGGCAATATTATATTTGAACTCCCAAAAGAAGCGCATGAAGAGTACAGTTCGAAAAAAATTATGAACAAAACTACAAAAAAAGTTTTAAGTGATTTAAAAAACAATCCTTATACTCCTTATATAATGGTAGAGGCAATAGGCTGGATTTTTGGAATAAATCTTTTTGGTAAAACATTTTCTCCAAGAAAAACAAACAAATTTCTGTCCGGCTTCAAAGCACAAAAGCCTAAAACCACATATACGCTGGACAAACTCTCAGAACAAGAGATAGAGATGTATGTCAACAAAATACACAAGTATGTGATTGTGGAAGCTTTGAAAAACAGTGCATCGCAGGAGTATGCGGCAGAAGAGATTCAGGACATTCGTGATCATCTGGTTTTCGAAAAAGAGTTGTCACTGGATATTCCAAAAGAGTTGCTGGAAAAACTGCGCACGAAGTACAAAATAACACGCAAAGATTATGAGTATCAGAAGAACAAACTCAAAATGGTCGGATTTACACTTGAAGAGAAAGTACAATACCTCTACAGTTTTTTGATGATGATAGGTCAGGTGGATAATTTTGCCGAGTTTGTCATTCTCTGCGGACACCAAAGTGTTTCAGACAACAACCCGTTTGAATCGGCACTTGACTGTGGCGCATGTGGCGGGAGCAGCAGTTTGCCAAACAACAGAGCCCTCTGTATGATAGCCAATTCGCAAGATGTAAGAGAAGCTATAGCTAAAAAAGGAATTGTCATTCCTGATGATGTTAAATTTATGCCGGCTTTACATGTAACGAGTACAGATGAGATAAAATTTTATGATACAGATGTTCTCACGCAAGAAGAGTTGCAAAAATTCAAAAAGGTTATGGCGGATTTTGAAGAAGCTTCAAAAATTGCGCGCCAGGAAAGAATCACCCAGCTGCCATATACAAATACCCAGGAAGATATCATGGTGAAATCAATGGACTGGTCAGAACCAAGACCGGAGTGGGGACTGGCAGGAAATATGGGTGTTTTTGCCGGTCCAAGAAACTCTATAAAACACATGGCATTTCAAAACCGGCTTTTTATGCACTCGTATGATGCCTCTTTGGATAATGAAAATGCGGATATTTTGACAAAAATTTTCAACGGACCTCTTATTGTTGGTGAGTGGATTAATCTTGAACACTATTTTTCCACAGTAGACAATACAGTTTATGGGGCAGGTTCCAAAGTCTATCATAACATTGTTGCAAAAGTCGGGGTTTTTAACGGTAACTACGGGGATCTTAAAATAGGACTCCCGACACAGTCTGTTATGCTCGAGGGCAAAGCCTACCATGAACCGGTACGACTGCTTACCTATATGGAAGCCCCTTTGGAAGCAGTGGGCAAGGCGGTTGAAAATTCGGTAGCCAAAGAGTTTATTTTAAATGAATGGATACGACCTGTCATCATTGACAAAAAAGCGAAGAAGGTCTATTCGTATGAATCAGGTGATTTTAAAGTTATAAAAGAGTTTTAA
- a CDS encoding ISAs1 family transposase has translation MKLTRTKALLESLKSIPDYRVDTGKIEYPLHEVLFMTLFALIKGNTTFKDIFSWMIYNKDNAILKEIFDKEEITIPSKSTYHRLLINTDNNALEKVFREFFFPFIAQENIAIDGKWLRGSDVNGQYTQERHKAILNILDKDIKIVFAHKFLDKNKSSEITALKEVLNDNIFSNEGQIFSFDALLTQSEILNTIDEQGNRYIAKLKDNQKHLKEKAIKTIEEFNQPTDRVDDEDSYLTENNKRVSRKVEVFQNKSADLVMYHENFQNIQSLIKVTKTLTNAQTGEVTISTQYLMANFKTTAKEFLQKILQHWRVETYHYHLDMLTEEDDHIAYKEPFSIAILRSFTVNLYQLFLNENKDKKVLLTGKTTMADIKRNALYRDDFSVQLIESNYID, from the coding sequence ATCAAATTAACACGCACAAAAGCCTTACTTGAATCGCTAAAAAGTATCCCAGACTATAGAGTAGATACAGGGAAGATAGAATATCCATTGCACGAAGTTCTTTTCATGACACTTTTTGCACTTATCAAAGGAAATACAACTTTTAAGGATATATTTTCATGGATGATATATAACAAAGACAATGCAATACTCAAAGAGATTTTTGATAAAGAAGAGATAACGATTCCTTCCAAATCAACATATCATCGTTTATTGATAAACACAGATAATAATGCTTTGGAAAAAGTATTTAGAGAGTTCTTTTTTCCATTCATTGCACAAGAAAATATTGCTATTGACGGGAAGTGGCTGAGAGGTAGCGACGTGAATGGTCAATACACACAGGAAAGACATAAAGCAATACTAAATATCTTGGATAAAGATATAAAAATAGTGTTTGCTCACAAGTTTTTAGATAAAAATAAGAGTAGCGAAATTACTGCACTCAAAGAGGTTTTAAACGATAATATTTTTAGCAATGAAGGACAGATATTTTCCTTTGATGCACTGCTTACTCAATCAGAGATTCTCAACACTATTGATGAGCAAGGTAACAGATATATAGCAAAACTCAAAGATAACCAGAAACACCTCAAAGAGAAAGCTATAAAGACCATAGAAGAGTTTAATCAGCCTACAGATAGAGTTGATGATGAAGATAGCTATTTAACTGAAAACAACAAAAGAGTCTCTCGAAAAGTAGAAGTTTTTCAAAATAAAAGTGCTGATTTAGTTATGTATCATGAGAACTTTCAAAATATTCAATCACTCATTAAAGTGACGAAAACATTAACAAATGCACAGACTGGTGAAGTTACAATTTCAACTCAATATTTAATGGCTAACTTTAAAACAACTGCAAAAGAGTTTCTTCAAAAGATACTGCAACATTGGAGAGTGGAAACATATCACTATCACTTAGATATGCTTACTGAAGAAGATGACCATATAGCATATAAAGAGCCTTTCTCTATAGCTATTCTTAGAAGTTTTACTGTTAATCTTTATCAGTTGTTTTTAAATGAGAACAAAGATAAAAAGGTACTCCTAACCGGTAAAACTACAATGGCAGATATTAAAAGAAATGCTCTTTATCGTGATGATTTTAGTGTTCAATTGATTGAATCAAACTATATTGATTAA
- a CDS encoding GGDEF domain-containing protein — translation MKYDFSGVLDGDSELIYTELRDRYLTCSESYEREKVVKKFYLRIINLFHQSFTSNDINTLYKELALYKISMNIPYIIMTNEIYGLKNLLLSRIAQNIEGNKILNLIALFKEINNGVAYIYLSRYTQEIYTVNNIRLSSISDLLEKDIIIKHYESHLNWLNDLAKHINNFDKNDFPELDGMQCEFGRWLNSSAKKIIQNNSKLKSLMRLHNDLHMFAKKIFVNLETSEYHVLISYLEKCELISLSIGTELALIDNIEMNKKMTKDNLTGALNRNSLELIFKTQYDFSYATDNSFVFAICDLDYFKNINDTYGHVAGDKMLRFFVEIVKKHIRTSDIIIRYGGEEFIIILSAIQKEAGFKVLEKIRQAFEATLLELDGQKLQATVSMGAMWIKPDKVYRHALLDEYVMIVDKMLYCAKENGRNTIEAI, via the coding sequence ATGAAATATGATTTTTCCGGGGTTTTAGATGGTGATTCGGAGCTGATTTATACTGAACTCAGAGACAGATATTTAACCTGTAGTGAATCATATGAGCGTGAAAAAGTGGTAAAAAAGTTTTATCTGAGAATTATTAATCTGTTTCATCAGTCATTCACTTCGAATGATATCAATACTCTCTATAAAGAGCTGGCACTCTATAAAATTTCTATGAATATTCCCTACATCATTATGACTAACGAAATATACGGGCTGAAAAATCTTTTGTTATCCAGAATTGCACAAAATATTGAGGGCAATAAAATTTTAAACCTTATTGCCCTGTTTAAAGAGATAAACAATGGTGTTGCCTATATCTATCTTTCAAGATATACACAGGAGATTTATACCGTAAACAACATTCGTCTTAGTTCAATATCTGATCTTTTGGAAAAAGATATCATCATAAAACATTACGAATCACATTTAAACTGGCTCAATGACCTGGCAAAACATATTAACAATTTTGACAAAAATGATTTTCCCGAACTTGACGGGATGCAGTGTGAGTTTGGACGATGGTTAAATAGCAGTGCAAAAAAAATCATCCAAAACAACTCAAAACTCAAGTCTTTAATGCGACTGCATAATGATTTGCATATGTTTGCGAAAAAAATATTTGTAAACTTGGAAACATCGGAGTATCATGTGCTGATTTCCTATCTGGAAAAATGTGAGCTTATCTCTTTGAGTATCGGTACAGAGTTGGCACTTATTGACAATATCGAGATGAATAAAAAAATGACCAAGGATAATCTGACAGGTGCGCTTAATCGAAATTCTTTGGAACTAATATTTAAAACTCAATATGATTTTTCTTATGCTACTGATAATTCCTTTGTTTTTGCAATATGTGATTTAGACTATTTTAAAAATATAAATGATACTTATGGGCATGTCGCCGGAGATAAAATGTTGCGGTTTTTTGTCGAAATAGTTAAAAAGCATATCAGAACTTCTGATATTATTATACGCTACGGAGGCGAAGAGTTTATTATAATCCTTTCAGCCATACAAAAAGAGGCAGGTTTTAAAGTCTTAGAAAAGATACGCCAGGCTTTTGAAGCCACACTACTTGAACTAGATGGACAAAAGTTACAGGCCACTGTAAGTATGGGTGCCATGTGGATTAAGCCTGATAAAGTATACAGGCATGCCCTGCTTGACGAATATGTGATGATTGTGGACAAGATGCTTTACTGTGCCAAAGAAAACGGAAGAAACACGATAGAGGCTATTTAG
- a CDS encoding proton-conducting transporter membrane subunit, which yields MEKIILLIPGIPIVIAFLLIFVKKKEFIPKISLILSSMIALLGLYGAYYVISNDTQITGFGGLLIYNQLSAVLVPYVAILGLVIRKYATKYMWDEAGYKRFFILLNFIFASIYLLVMSNNLIVLALAWQLMSIGLYLLVSFNVGSKTAVKNARWTMYIHKGADLVFLLAVILTYKTFQSLDLATLSEKWLLMSKTSVDEPIIFVIGLLFLIAAMMKSAIVPFHIWLPYTSEAPTPVSGLMHAGVVNVGGILLNKLAYLLMLTPGVLNIAFGIGLFTAIFASALMLVVSDIKRSLGYSTVGQMGYMIMEIGLGAFSLAVYHLIVHGIFKATLFLESGALIKYARHDPNIPERLSYKVFWEDKTGNRSNRLFYLIALFTILPVLAFIGVKMVLSEEFFEFNAAIVILAFAWLTGTQLFLSFFKVSKSDSIQVILALVSTFVLILFTYEFIGLTLEHFLYGEDALLFYKAATLNVTMASSMVMLAVIMTIGWLFMYKQHFVEISHADIKPSKMKWLFYKLLAKEGFYFEIFKRSKKGRL from the coding sequence ATGGAAAAAATTATACTGCTTATTCCGGGTATTCCTATTGTGATAGCATTTTTGCTGATTTTTGTGAAGAAAAAAGAGTTTATTCCGAAAATCAGTCTTATTTTGTCCAGTATGATAGCCTTGCTCGGACTCTACGGAGCGTATTATGTTATAAGCAATGATACCCAAATCACAGGATTTGGCGGCCTGCTTATATATAATCAGCTTTCAGCCGTTTTGGTGCCCTATGTTGCAATTCTTGGTCTGGTAATTCGTAAATATGCTACAAAATATATGTGGGATGAAGCAGGGTATAAAAGATTTTTCATTCTTTTGAACTTTATTTTTGCGTCAATATATTTACTGGTTATGAGTAACAATCTGATTGTTTTGGCTCTGGCATGGCAGCTGATGAGTATCGGTCTGTATCTGCTTGTCTCATTTAATGTCGGTTCAAAAACAGCAGTAAAAAATGCAAGATGGACTATGTATATACACAAAGGCGCCGATCTGGTTTTTTTACTGGCTGTGATACTGACATATAAAACATTTCAGAGTCTCGATCTTGCAACGCTGAGTGAAAAGTGGCTGCTTATGTCAAAAACATCGGTTGATGAGCCGATAATCTTTGTAATCGGGCTGCTTTTTTTAATTGCCGCGATGATGAAATCTGCCATCGTGCCGTTTCATATCTGGCTGCCTTACACTTCTGAAGCGCCAACCCCGGTATCGGGATTGATGCATGCGGGTGTTGTCAATGTAGGCGGTATACTGCTCAACAAGCTTGCTTATCTGTTGATGCTGACGCCGGGCGTACTCAATATCGCTTTTGGCATTGGACTTTTTACCGCAATATTTGCATCGGCTTTGATGCTGGTGGTATCAGATATCAAGCGTTCTCTCGGATACTCTACTGTAGGACAGATGGGGTACATGATCATGGAAATCGGTTTGGGTGCATTTTCACTTGCCGTCTATCATCTTATCGTGCACGGTATTTTCAAAGCAACACTCTTCTTGGAATCAGGGGCTTTGATTAAATATGCCCGACATGATCCCAATATACCCGAACGCCTCTCCTATAAAGTATTTTGGGAGGATAAAACAGGCAACAGGAGTAACAGACTCTTTTATCTGATTGCACTTTTTACCATTTTGCCGGTTCTGGCTTTTATAGGGGTGAAAATGGTACTGAGTGAAGAGTTCTTTGAATTTAATGCGGCTATTGTTATACTCGCCTTTGCCTGGTTGACAGGAACACAGCTTTTCCTGTCATTCTTTAAAGTCTCAAAGTCTGATTCGATACAAGTTATTCTGGCACTTGTCAGCACATTTGTTCTGATTTTGTTTACCTATGAGTTTATCGGTCTGACACTTGAGCATTTTTTATATGGTGAGGATGCCTTACTCTTTTATAAAGCGGCAACACTGAATGTGACGATGGCAAGTTCCATGGTTATGCTGGCTGTCATTATGACTATTGGCTGGCTCTTTATGTATAAACAGCATTTTGTGGAAATTTCCCATGCTGACATAAAACCAAGTAAAATGAAGTGGCTCTTTTACAAACTGTTGGCAAAAGAAGGGTTCTATTTTGAAATATTTAAGCGTTCTAAAAAAGGGAGACTATGA
- a CDS encoding AAA family ATPase → MRAGELRQALEALVLQKVPTFVWGAPGIGKSSIVKQIAQKNNLGFIDLRLALMDPTDLKGIPFYDKESHTALWAPPAFLPSEGQGILFLDELNSAAPAVQSSAYQLILDRRVGEYELPEGWAIVAAGNREGDRGVTYRMPAPLANRFVHFELEVSVDDWRDWAYKSGLESRIIAYISYKNEHLFTFDAKKEHKSFATPRSWEYVGSILQSALPASVLLETVSGAVGRDVGVSFLSFLKVMDRLPDIEKILSGEEFVYSEEVDVLYALSSGIVSHYLQNPSQERLENLLKYTLGLKGEFAVMIAQDLQRAGVTMEGSSVFKEWVRKFSYLLD, encoded by the coding sequence ATGAGAGCAGGAGAATTGAGACAGGCTTTGGAGGCACTGGTCTTGCAAAAAGTGCCTACATTTGTGTGGGGAGCACCGGGAATCGGAAAGTCTTCGATTGTCAAACAGATTGCACAGAAAAACAACCTTGGTTTTATTGATTTGCGTTTGGCTTTGATGGACCCGACAGATTTAAAAGGCATACCTTTTTATGACAAAGAGTCACACACCGCACTTTGGGCACCGCCTGCTTTTTTGCCGAGTGAAGGTCAGGGGATTTTGTTTTTGGATGAGCTTAATTCTGCAGCGCCTGCCGTACAGTCTTCTGCCTATCAGCTGATACTTGACCGGCGTGTGGGAGAGTATGAACTGCCTGAGGGTTGGGCTATTGTGGCGGCAGGAAACCGTGAGGGTGACAGAGGGGTGACCTACCGAATGCCGGCTCCTTTGGCAAATCGTTTTGTGCATTTTGAACTGGAAGTAAGTGTGGATGATTGGCGTGACTGGGCGTACAAATCCGGGCTTGAGAGTCGCATAATTGCCTATATAAGTTATAAGAATGAGCATTTGTTTACCTTTGATGCCAAAAAGGAGCATAAAAGTTTTGCAACGCCCAGAAGCTGGGAATATGTCGGAAGTATTTTACAAAGTGCTCTGCCTGCATCTGTACTTTTGGAAACAGTGAGCGGTGCGGTAGGGCGTGATGTCGGTGTTTCATTTTTGAGCTTTTTAAAAGTAATGGACAGGCTGCCTGATATAGAGAAGATACTCAGCGGAGAGGAGTTCGTCTACAGCGAGGAAGTGGATGTTTTATATGCTTTGAGTTCGGGCATTGTCAGTCACTATCTGCAAAATCCGAGTCAAGAGAGACTTGAAAACCTGCTTAAGTATACCCTTGGACTCAAAGGGGAATTTGCCGTGATGATAGCACAGGATCTGCAAAGAGCAGGTGTCACGATGGAAGGTTCAAGTGTTTTTAAAGAGTGGGTAAGAAAGTTTTCTTATCTTTTAGACTGA